From Gammaproteobacteria bacterium:
GTGGGCGGTCACGCCGACATCGCAGAGAGTTCGGAGATGCTCTGCATCCGCCCCGACCTTGTGCGGGCGGAGCTGGCCGAGGCGGGATATGTGGGGGGGTTCGACGCGGCGCTGGCCGAGCGGATATTTGGAGAGGGGCTGCGAGCGGTCACCTCGAACGGCGTGCTGGGGGACCCGCGCGGGATGAGCCGCGAGATCGGGGAGCGGTGCATTGCCCGCGCGGCCGAAGGCATCGCGGCGGCGTTACAGGCAGTCCGTGGATGAATCCGCTCGAGGACCGCGAGGCGCGGCCTGGTCCGGGGGCGGCCGCGGGATGAAGCCGGTCGGGCCCATCGACCTGGCCGACATCCGGGCGGCGCGCGAGCGCATCGCCGGAGCCGCCATCCGCACGCCGCTGGTGCGCCTGGGGGCGGCGGGGGCGTCCGCCGAGGTGTGGCTCAAGCTCGAGTGTCTGCAGCCCATCGGGTCGTTCAAGATCCGGGGAGCCGCCAACGCCATGGCGCTCGCCGACCGCGCCCGGCTGGCGCGCGGGGTCTACACCGGGAGCGCCGGCAACATGGCCCAGGGGGTCGCGTACGAGGCCCGGCGGCGCGGGATCCCCTGCCGGGTGATCGTTCCGGACACCGCGCCCGCGGCCAAGCTGGATGCCATCGCTCGGCTGGGAGCGACCTCCGTCCCGGTACCGTTCGCCGAGTGGTGGGCCGTGCTGCGCGACTACGGCCATCCCGGCGAAAAGGGGTTTTTCGTCCACCCGGTCAGCGACCCGGCCGTGATCGCCGGCAACGGCACCATCGGGCTCGAGGTCGTGGAAGACCTGCCGGACGTGCGCGCGGTGGTGGTTCCCTTCGGCGGGGGCGGGCTCTCGTGCGGGATCGCCACGGCTGTGCGCGCGCTGCGGCCGGAGACGCGGGTGTTCGCGGCCGAGGTGGAGACGGCGGCCCCGCTGGCGGCGTCGCTCCGGGCAGGCCGGCCGGTGGACGTCCCGTACAAGCGGTCGTTCGTGGACGGGATCGGGGGCGCCGGCCTGCTGCCCGGAATGTGGCCGCTGGCCCGCGCGCTCCTGGCCGGGTCGCGGGTCGTGTCGCTCGCAGACGTCCGCGAGGCGATCCGGCTGCTGGCCGAGCGCGCGCACGTGGTCGCGGAGGGGGCGGGCGGGGCGGCGGTGGCGGCGGGGCTGGGCGACCTTCCCGGCGTCGGCGACGGCCCGGTCGTCGCGGTGGTGTCGGGCGGCAACATCGACGCGCGCGTGCTCGCGGCCATCCTCGAGGGCCGGGCGCCCTGACGCTCCTGCCGCAGGAATCGCCGGCTCTGGAACCCCTCGCCTCCGCGCGACGTACCTATCCGGCATGAACCCCCAGACCAAACGACGCCTCGTCTTCCTCGCCGGCTTCGCCCTCTATTTCGGGGCGATCTGGTTCGCGTGGGATACACCCGTCGTCTATCCACTGAAGGTCTTCGTGGTGCTCCTCCACGAGATCAGCCACGGCATCGCGGCGCTCGCCACCGGGGGCACCATCGAGGGCATCGAACTCGACCCGGCCCAGGGCGGCGTGTGCTACTGTCCCGGCGGGAACGCGTTCCTGACACTGTCCGCAGGATATCTGGGGAGCCTGGGCTGGGGCGCGCTGCTGCTCA
This genomic window contains:
- a CDS encoding pyridoxal-phosphate dependent enzyme, giving the protein MKPVGPIDLADIRAARERIAGAAIRTPLVRLGAAGASAEVWLKLECLQPIGSFKIRGAANAMALADRARLARGVYTGSAGNMAQGVAYEARRRGIPCRVIVPDTAPAAKLDAIARLGATSVPVPFAEWWAVLRDYGHPGEKGFFVHPVSDPAVIAGNGTIGLEVVEDLPDVRAVVVPFGGGGLSCGIATAVRALRPETRVFAAEVETAAPLAASLRAGRPVDVPYKRSFVDGIGGAGLLPGMWPLARALLAGSRVVSLADVREAIRLLAERAHVVAEGAGGAAVAAGLGDLPGVGDGPVVAVVSGGNIDARVLAAILEGRAP